From the genome of bacterium BMS3Abin02, one region includes:
- a CDS encoding acetyl-CoA acetyltransferase: MRPVYAISGGLSKFAKARPDKTFQAVIKEAYDDAIADLGLDFRTFTAVADGSVASYFSDHFSRQLMAGIMAQDYLGLLPKPGHRVEGGGATGGLCFQEAWKSVASGDMDVCVAYGFETMSHVETWKGNEFIALASDVSWDYPVGGFYSGYYAMMVSRHMKEFGTTPEQMAAVSVKNHRNAYFNPYAQKRNRYTIEDVRNAPMVAWPLTRLDICVMSDGAAVTILASEEGLTKIEQAGGRVWRPLVKVAAIGRGTDAMRMSDRPHVDYDTFMREYATDQEKGSDETRSYYRRLWNRGTRYPGVHSFRAGRSAGNMAYKRAGISDPLQELDFVELHDAYTSSEIQTYEDLGLCRYGEGGPFAESGKAFLPGIDYGLELPDDPLTPVNPSGGLIACGHPVGATGLMQAVFSMWQLQGTINKHFADATLQVQDARRGAIHSHAGTGTYVTVSILERED; the protein is encoded by the coding sequence ATGCGCCCGGTTTACGCAATTTCAGGCGGTCTATCCAAGTTCGCCAAGGCACGTCCGGACAAGACATTCCAGGCGGTGATCAAAGAAGCGTACGACGACGCCATCGCCGACCTCGGTCTCGACTTCCGCACATTCACCGCCGTGGCGGATGGATCAGTCGCTTCGTACTTCTCCGACCACTTCTCCCGTCAGCTCATGGCGGGGATCATGGCCCAGGACTATCTGGGCCTGCTCCCCAAACCCGGTCACAGGGTCGAAGGCGGCGGCGCGACGGGAGGACTGTGCTTTCAGGAAGCATGGAAGTCCGTTGCTTCGGGCGACATGGACGTCTGTGTCGCCTATGGCTTCGAGACGATGAGCCACGTCGAGACGTGGAAAGGAAACGAGTTCATCGCACTCGCCTCCGATGTCTCGTGGGACTACCCGGTGGGCGGGTTCTATTCCGGCTACTACGCCATGATGGTGTCGCGCCACATGAAGGAGTTCGGCACCACTCCGGAACAGATGGCGGCAGTGTCGGTCAAGAACCATCGCAACGCGTACTTCAACCCGTACGCCCAGAAGCGGAACAGGTACACGATCGAAGATGTGCGCAATGCTCCGATGGTTGCCTGGCCTCTCACGCGCCTCGACATCTGTGTGATGTCCGACGGGGCCGCGGTGACGATCCTCGCCTCAGAGGAGGGACTCACCAAGATCGAACAGGCAGGTGGCCGCGTGTGGCGGCCCCTCGTCAAAGTGGCCGCCATCGGCCGCGGAACCGACGCGATGCGGATGTCGGATCGTCCACATGTCGATTACGACACGTTCATGCGCGAGTACGCAACGGACCAGGAGAAGGGTTCGGACGAGACCCGCTCCTACTACAGACGCCTCTGGAATCGCGGCACGCGCTATCCGGGGGTGCACTCCTTCAGGGCCGGTCGTAGCGCCGGAAACATGGCGTACAAGAGAGCAGGCATCAGCGACCCGCTCCAAGAGTTGGACTTCGTCGAGTTGCACGACGCCTACACGTCGTCGGAGATACAGACATATGAGGACCTCGGCCTCTGCCGATATGGAGAAGGAGGCCCGTTCGCCGAGTCGGGAAAGGCGTTCCTTCCAGGAATCGACTACGGCTTGGAGCTGCCCGACGATCCGCTCACGCCTGTCAACCCGTCCGGTGGCCTGATTGCCTGCGGTCATCCTGTCGGCGCGACCGGACTCATGCAGGCAGTCTTCTCGATGTGGCAACTGCAGGGCACGATCAACAAGCATTTCGCCGACGCGACCCTCCAGGTGCAGGACGCCAGGAGGGGAGCGATTCACTCGCACGCCGGGACAGGAACCTACGTGACGGTGAGCATTCTCGAAAGGGAGGACTGA